In Bernardetia litoralis DSM 6794, the genomic window AACTTCAGCTTTTATTTTTGAAGTAGGAATATTGAGAGCATTTGATAGTTCTTCTTTTACATTTGATACTTTTCTTGAATTTGTAAAACGACTTACTAGCGTATTAAGACTTACTCCTTTTTTTATTGTATGAAGGATTTTCTTTTGTAAATTTGCTGAAGGGTCACGAGAAATAGTAATATAATCTACTTCTTCAATAGAAATACCAGCTTCTTCCAAACAAAATTTAATAGCTTCAATAGGAAAACCTGCCCAGTGTTTGACACGTCTAATTCGTTCTTCTTCTGTGGCTGCAATCAAAATTCCGTCTTTAAGAATACAGGCAGAAGAATCGCCATGATAAGCATTAAGTCCTAAAATATACATAGATAATAAATGAGTATGATAAATAAGTATGGTAAACAAGAATGAGAATCTAAATCAATCTTTCTTAAAATGAAGTTGCAAAGATACTACATATAAAAAACTATTTCTAAAAGACATCAAAAAAAATGATAAATTTAAGTTCCTAAAATCAAGTGGATTAAAAAAATACTTTACAGATTTGATAATCTAGTTTTTATTATCTTTGTTCTAAATTATCTTAGTAAAAAATCAAAATAGAAAAATGTAGCAATTTGATTTATCAAATTATAAAATATATTTATGGAATATAAATAAAATAAAATACTTAGTTTTTAAATAGTAAGTTGTTGATATACAGTGTGTTGTATTCGCAATCTTTAATTCATAATCGTTTCTATGTTTAATTTATTTTTAAAAGAAATACGCTCTTTTTTTAGCTCTTTGATTGGTTATATTGTACTAATCATTTTTTTGGTAGCAATGGGGCTGTTTGTATGGGTTTTTCCTCAGACCAGTATTTTAGAATATGGTTTTGCTGATTTGTATCCACTTTTTTCGGTTGCGCCTTATGTATTTTTGTTTCTGATTCCTGCTATTACGATGCGCTGTTTTGCAGAAGAAAAACGTGCTGGAACAATGGAATTACTCTTTACTCGTCCGATTTCAGATTGGCAGATTATTTTAGGAAAATATTTGGCTTCTTGGGTTTTGGTTTTGTTTGCGCTTTTACCTACTCTGATTTATTATTATAGTGTTTATCAACTTGGAAACCCTGTTGGTAATTTGGATAGTGCAGCTTTTGTAGGTTCTTTTATTGGACTTATTTTATTAGGAGCAGTTTTTACAGCGATTGGAGTTTTTGCTTCTTCGCTGACCGAAAATCAAATTGTAGCTTTTATTATTGCTG contains:
- the gldF gene encoding gliding motility-associated ABC transporter permease subunit GldF, which gives rise to MFNLFLKEIRSFFSSLIGYIVLIIFLVAMGLFVWVFPQTSILEYGFADLYPLFSVAPYVFLFLIPAITMRCFAEEKRAGTMELLFTRPISDWQIILGKYLASWVLVLFALLPTLIYYYSVYQLGNPVGNLDSAAFVGSFIGLILLGAVFTAIGVFASSLTENQIVAFIIAVFLCFFLYEGFTSLSGLNVWSDTAYFISQLGIDFHYQSLSKGLIDSRNLLYFFSLIILMLGSTQVVLSSRKW